The Polypterus senegalus isolate Bchr_013 chromosome 10, ASM1683550v1, whole genome shotgun sequence genomic interval TCCATCTTTGCAAAATCCCAGTAAAACTGTTCACCCTGTCCGTTAATGTGTCAAGATTAACATTGAAGTAGTCTGagagtaaatgaagaaaaatctttACTGACattttgcacttcatggttttgtatgcaTGAAGCATATTGTCAACCAGATGGACGTAGTTTGTTGCAAAGcagttgccaagaaaattctcgacaacatccttgaatgcccTCCATGTGATTTTCCTCAGGCCACACTAGCAGATCTTTGAACTGCTCATCATTGATGACAGATCTGACTTGTGGAACCACAAACATTCCTTCATTCCTTAACTGCAATCAGCTACTCTGTCTCAAATACTGAAATCCCTCACCTTTCTTGTTCATTGATTTCATGAACCTTTTCATCAGTCCAGGTTTCATATAAAGAGAcagcaaaaataattttgttgggtcgacaagtggtttatgtgccacacaTTTCTGTCTTTATGGAGTGGCTAGTTGTTTTTAACGTAATGCGAGTCATTAGCACAGCTGTCACACACACAGTACTTAAATATGAGCTGCATTCCTTGTAGCTgtgccactacttttagatcTCCATAATGTTCCAGTTGTAgtttgtggtggatggccggggcccttgcccggccaggatgcccaaagTGTGGTAGGACCTGGAGAAAGAGGATTGTCGGGACAGTTTCTTCCCTGGGgcgatagagggcagcccccttggtttccagtagGGTCACGGGTTATGACCATGggggctcaaccctgttggaacgCGTGACCACCGTCAGGGgtgcatggacctttccagggccttatttggtcacgcTTTCAACACACCCTGAAGTGTGGCCGGAAGAAGCTCGTTAGACACCTGAAGTccatccaggtgccttataaaaaggagccgcctcactctataagtggccagagttgggaggagaggacaaagcctgaagaggagtAGAGGGAGAAGGACTGGCAGCAAGAAGGGACTGAATGGTGTTAGTGTGTTGTGGTTGCTGGCAttgtaaactgtaaataaatgtgtggagtgtggcaaaacttgtctcctgcctgtctgtgtctgggttgcggtacgccccctagtggctcacaAGTTGTAATATATATGCATGCGTACGATATGAGAGGACATCACAAAAATTTGCAAATACAATAAAAGTGCGCTactggaaaataaagaaaatttttggaatcAGCAGACCAAAATCTATTACatacacccaaaagtgttcaggaagcaaaactttCATTGTCCAGTGTTATTGATGCATGTGAATAATATTCTCATGCATGTATGGAAAATACAATATTAAAGCTTGTTAAATAGTAAAGCACACATATACTCTAATGCATATGACTGCAAACTTGTGTTCCAAGATAGAGGATCAAAGCTGTTACAATAACATTTATTGgtaaattttaacatttgttcagCAGGCACCTGAAGGTCTACAGTTAAAACCTCATAATATCCCAATGTacagatttaaatataaaaaagcaagatAAACACTTCTCATAGTTTGGTGGGCAAATTGAAAAGGTGATCTTCAGTGCAATATTAGGTTTGAAGATAATTAAcagtaaatgattaaaaaacaaatgcTTATTTAGAAAAACTGCTAAACTAAAAAACTTGATTTAATATATGTTTCTCTCTATTCCATCCCAATTTAGATTTACAGCATTTCTTCAATAACCTActtgacacaaaaacaaaattatcaagccttattttatagcacctttcatggtcAACACCACCCTAAATACTTTACAATTGTAGAACAACAACTCTATAGAAGGATATATTTACACCACCAGAGAAAAGGCAGTCAAAGCATCTTATTCAGGGTTACTCAGTAATCTAGCAGTAGAATTAATTGTCTTTAACTCTTTAAAACTGAACCACAGAATGCCAAGGGGATAATCCCACATAGATGAATGTGTCAGCAGCAGTCCTCTAAAGCCAGCTTTCCATCTGTTCAGATAATATATTTCAGTTTGTTCAATAAAACTTTTTGGTGATACTCACTACCACAGGAGCTGTAAAACGACTTGTTTGTTTATGTAAGTGAAAAATGTAGACTCTTTGAAAATCTCCCTAACATTCATTTTCAAGGGCTCCTCCACTCTCAACAATCACGTCCAAGACTAAGATCTTGCTCTCTCTTCTACTCTATATctggaaaaatatttatatattatttctttggcattatttttcttttaaataaaaacaaatttgcaaTTTTCCCAAATAATTGTTATGAATTGTACTTAACTGTGCCGCTAACATTCCTCTATCCAAATTTAATCCATCATCAGCCACATACTATAATACTATTCAAGGTTACTTGATGCACTTTATGACCATGATCAGTTTGACTGACTGAGAACCTCTCGTTGAAATTCAAAACTAGTCCACTTGGCAAATTTTTAATTGccataaatgtatataataacttctaaatatttaaaacatacacATCTAAAGAATGTACTTATTACAAGTATACATTAAAGCggaatatatttataaatcttATATACACCATATTTACAGTTATGCTTAAAAATCCTATAcgtttatatttgaaaatataaaatatgggaTAAGTCAAAGtcagatatttaaatgtacaattttaaaaaataggaaaaaataatGGTTAATTTCTTAATgctgcatgtactgtattttaaacatGCAAAAGTATATCTGGTTTGAAATGCAGGAAAGTAATTTCAAGGTTCTAAAATACAGACTGAATATGCACATTAAAATATGCTACCTGAACTGAAACTGAAGTCAAGGGTTTTTGCTTCAGAAATGCTAAATCTACTTGAGAAGCAGATGTGATTTTTCCCTAAACATATGGAAAATCATTTGgcataattacattttcattcatcTTACAAGAGCTCCATTGAATTCATCTGCTTCCTCCTTGTTTAATGTGGGTCAATCAGCAGTATACCTGTATACTCCATTACAATTCAAATCTTAACTACATAACTGAAGATAGCAGCAATCACTATGgtgcatgtaaatataaatttcacccagtataataatataatttttaattaaattatgtttGTTCTGAATAACAAAGTCATACAGAATCAGCAGACAATCAttgtagattttatatatatttatatttaaagactGTGCAAATGCATCCGAGTCTTCTATAAGTATTTGTAGCAAACTGCAGCACCTTGATGTTAGTTCAAAactgactgcaaaaaaaaaaaaatatgtccttCTAGTCCATTACGTCTAAACagatggattttaaaaaaatctttattgaatcacactttctaaaaaaaaaagatgctcttGAGCATGCAAGAAAACACATGTGTGTGTACCTTTTAAGTGTGAACTTGTTTATTCACTTCACTACTTTCTTCCAGCACTGTGCCACAATCTTTAACAATGATAGAGGATATAAAACATTATTGCACATACTTGTGGACAGCAGAGTTCAAATGGTGGTCTCTCTAGGTGTctacagagaaaagaaattatACACCATTCAAGGTCCACTACCATAGTGGGGGCAGAAGGAAAGGAGCATGGGACGGTGTGGAAGGGGCATAGACAGATAGCAGATAGCTTTTAAGGGGTAACCTACCTACATATATCTACGACGTATTCATTATTCACCAGTTTCATAAAATATTCATGCACTTCACCCTCTCAGCTCCACCAGAAAAACAGTATAAACAGTTGGAAAATCTATTGTAACAAAAGGACATGTAATATACTATAGTTATTTAAGAGAAATTGTTCAGGACTGACAAAATAGGCAGGTATACGGATGTAAACGGCAATATTATTCCCCCCAGtaaacaaattaacatcattagATCAGCATGTATCTGCTGGTAAGTACAGTCTCTTGTATGTAAAATTGAACTACTTATTTTAACAACATATGAGTATCACCTGAAGAGGAATGTCTGGGGTGCTGACATAGGCAAAGATGATCAGGGAATGGagagaaataaacaaaaccaaaacagagtAATGAACATTTGCAAATTTCAAAGGGGCaggtttcagaaattaaaaaaaaaaaaaaaaaatcttgatggcTGCTGGGTCTTGGTGATTCACATGTTATTGATGCGGAGAACAAGATGATCCCACAATGCTTGCGCTTGGATTCAATGAAAGAGCTTGTAAAGAAGCACGCAGatacactcacaaaattatactGGGACAAAACTGACACAAGAAAGGGTGTCCTTGAAGGCTGAAGCTTTATAAATCTTATCGATCCCACTATTTCCCCAGAACTCAAACAATTAGGAATGGGGCTAGGGTGCTGTGTATAGTTCATACAATTGTCTCATCTGCAGTCTTTTTCATTATCTTTGTGGAGAGCATGGAATGCTGGGTAGAATGGGCGCCCTTGGCATCAGGAATCAATAGGCGAACCTTCTGATTGGTGCGTCTCCACTCAGAGTATAGCTGACAGTGATAGCGGAATGAAACCTAGGAAATGAtaagagtacaaaaaaaaaacaaacacacataagCTTTCTCTTAAGAAAATACCACaggcaagctttcgagacaactcaggccccttcttcttgtaatctttttagttagccagtaaaaggtgtgagtttgcttgacttctcactacatttctaatggctaacacagtacaacatcctagtactacagaAAATACAACATAAAGTGCATTATCTGAAAAAAGTATGTCTATAAATAACGGTATGTTAAGTATTTGGAAAAGGACCAAAATTTGCCAACAGGGTTCACACAATTTTTTCTACTGAGATATGTACAACATTCAATAATGTGCTCAAACTAGTAGCAATGCCAACATGCACTATATGAAGAAAAAGCACTCTTCTGCTCTAGATCAGGCAAGATTCTTGCTCAAAAAATGGTGAGCAATTTGTTTAGCTCTAAACCTTATATCTGAAACATGGAACTCACAAGGGTCCAAAGGACAtagatggtgaaaagtgcaataGTCAAAGCAATGAGCCCCACTGCTTCCAGCCGGCTGTTGAACTGCAGATGGTCCTGGGCTCCCCTAAGACATAGCCAGCCCGAGATGGCAGCCAGAGGAGTGATGAACAGGAAACAGACCATATCACAAAAAAGTGTCCTCTTCTCATTGCGAGGTCCGGGGTCTCTCAGCCACTGTAGGatgatataaaatgaaatattttagaatattgtAGCATTAGcaagaatttaaaagatttttttctgagATCAAAATGTTAATTGCTTGATAGATCATACCAATTTACCAAAAGATGTAGTCAAGATACAAAGAGGTGTTAAAATAAAAGGACCCAGATTCCACACCCGCTTATgtcagaaaacatgttttaaaaactattattttttgctttattggtGGAAGGAAGCTTAAGTCATTCATAGCACTGGTCAGCAGAAACTTCAAATAGCCCACTGAAAGCGCTAAACTAGGAGAATAAAGCCTAATCCATATATTGCAACGGTGAGTGGAAAGTGTGGGTTTAAAGCCTGTTACAGTCTGTTTGACCCAGGAGGCCTGCATAAGATGGAGGTCATCTCATCAAGTCTGTGCTAACAGAAATGCCTCCAGCTCAGTCGAAGATGTACACACAACTCTCAAAAACATAACTGAAGAATTGTAAGACAACTGTATTGTCCCATGGATTCTCTTTGGctaatattatatacagtgggggaaataagtatttgatcccctgctgaatttgtaagtttgctcacttacaaagaaatgaacagtctcaaatttttatggtagtttcattttaatggagagagacagaatatcaaccaaaaatccagaaaacacacattacataaaagttataaattgttttgcatatcattgagagaaataaggatttgatcccctacaaccaaGCCAGAATTTtagctcccacagattggctgtgtgcatcaaatacagatactcctgatctcaactcgttGTCTGCATAAAGCACACGTGttcacagaatcaatttcttccattccaacctctccaccaccatgggcaaaaCCAAAGAAATGTCAAAGGACGTCAAggacaagattgtagacctgcacaaggctgaaATGGGCTataagaccatcagcaagaagcttggtgagattTTCGGAAATGGAAggaatataaaatgaccatcaattgcccttggtctggagctccatgcaagatcttgcctcatggggtgaggataATCAAGAGAAAGCcgagggatcagcccaaaactatACTGGAGAAGCCTGTTAATAATCTGAAGGTAGTTGGGACCACCAGAGTCAACgagaacaccattggtaacacactgcctggatgttcactggcaaacttaagacgGACGCAATATCAACGTAAATATTTTCAGGATTGCTTGTGATAGCACTGTAAAGCATGCCTTCTAAGGCTGCTTCTTAAGTATACCGATCCAAAAATACAAGCAACATACTGGTAAATAACCTAAAATGGttgtgtttagtttcaaaaataaaataaatacaataataaggTAAATCGAAAATACAGCACTATTAATTGTTCAGTGTTGCTATCTCACAAATTCAACATCCTAGGTTAATATCCAACACCCGATTGTTTTCCGCATTGAGTTTCCACATTAGTTCCGATTCTGAAAAGGTTCTCTTCTCGGCCCTCTGTTAAATGAGTGTTATATTAACTGGAAATTCAAAATAAGCACTATTTGGGTGTCTGCaggagtaacaacaacaacatttatttatatagcacattttcatacaaaaaaaatgtagctcaaagtgctttacaaaatggagaatagaaaaatagaagatacggtaaaaaataaaaataagtcaacattaattaacatagaacaagtaacgtccgatggccagggtggacagaaaaaacaaaaacaaaaaaaaaactccagactggagaaaaaaaaataaaatctgtagggattccagaccataacaccgcccagtctcctctgggcaatctgcctaacataagtgaaacagtcctctttgtatttagggttctcatggaaggacttgatgatgatggtcacgtagacttctggctttcagtccatcaatgttggagcatcatgatgctttgagtaggtggtggtggcgcaggccgccaccacaaagaaaccggaaaaataaacagaagagaccCTGAAATGGGTTGGCATCCTATCCACTGTTGGTTCCTAGCTTGTGCTGCAAAGGTAGGCACTTTTGTTGCATGATCttgaattaaacaatattttagaatGTTATTTATTATCTAAATAGGTAAATGGCAACAGTGTGTTTGTCAACTTGCCACCTGCTCCCTAACCCTCCTACCTGTACTACTGCGTTGTTTAGTTTGTCCAAAGCATGATGTTTCTGCCTGTTTATGATCATCAGACTCTTCAAACCATTGTTTGTTGTGGAGAATGTGTATAGCAGATTCCCAGAGAAATACAGGCTCTTTAACTGATACCTACTGGTGTCTGAAAAAAGAGCAGTAGCTGCAAAAGTGGCAAAGAAATGGCACAGAAAGAAGGGATAATAAAGCATCCTAATGAACATCAGGAGATGTCTCAGGTGCAAGCATCAGGTGATGTTGTGTCATTTCTCTGCACTCTCTGGGTGGAGACATAGAAAGGTCTTCAGCCTGTTGTCCCAGACGGTTTGTCATCATTTTTTGcagccatttcctgccttgtgcattacaattacttttttttctcacatcagcagaatgtgcctttgtcttcatttgtgcattgattgtccaacaaagactaaGGCCCTTACAAAGGGGGCCTTTCATATCCACAGAGATATAAAGGACTCATAAGTAGTacctaattatttttaattatggtCAATTGACtgttttctttgtgttgtttgtgattacaaatttgtcatttgtttaaacCTGGAGCCTCCAATGCACAGAGGTTGAAATATTTactcaaaagttagtgtttgcatttttttttccttcagtaaaatatctgcagaaaatggtttatcttgactttggaaatgtattgtttagcataaaaaatactgaatggataaatatgtgtacaaatcttctGTCATGCAGAAAATCATGATGACTTTGAAGgaaactgaatacttttgcatgtcaccataaatagaaaaaagctatactctgtgtgtgtgtgtgtgagtgtgtgcatacAAGCATCAGTGAGGTCAGACAATGATGCACGGTGCTTAGGTATGGCTTGTAAAAGGCACTCAAATTCATCAACAATGAGTTGAGATGAGCAGAGGTTAAGGTTCtatgcaggccagtcaagttcttcccACTCTGCACTAATCAAACCATTACAGTATAGACCTCATTGTCATTCTGAAAAGGGACATGGCATTCTCCAAACTTTGGCCATAAATTAGGAAGCTCAGAAAGTCAGTGTATGCTTTGGAATTAAGTTTTGGCATCAGTGGAAGCAGGGGCCTAGCCTGAACAAAAAGAACCACCTGAAGACCATTGCACTTCCCCAACCATACACCTCACTGAGGTAGGTAGCTTTATTCAAGCAACTGCCAAAAATCAGACAGGTCCATTAGACTGCCAGACAGTGAAGAATGACTCATCACCTCAGAACATGCACTTCCACTGGTCCAGTGCCCAATAACGGTGAGCATTATAACACTCTAGCTAATACTTGCTACTGCAGATGGTAATCATAGTTGCTGCTTGGCCATTGAAATGCATGTTGTTTAGCTCCCAACAGAACAATATGTCTGCTGACATTACTTTCTGAGGCAGAACACTGAAAGGATGGTTTCAACTGAGGCTCGACAATTTTTAAGGGCTATGTGCTTTACTTCTCTGCAGTCCCAATGTGCAAGTTTGAATAGTCTGGCACTTCATGGGTAAGCTGCTGCTACTGATCATAGACATTTCCACATCACAATAATGTCAGGTACATTTGGGAGGGGCACCTATAGCAGTATAGAAATTTgatgcacaggtggcatcctatgatagTGCCTTGCTGAAAGTCCCAGAGTTCTTCCAGTAACATGGCTGTGTATGCAATTTAACACCTGTGCAAGCAATGGGTGTGTCGCAAATAGCCAAAATCCACTAATTAGGGGCTGTGACAGGGGAACAATTATGGACACAACACCAGTTCATAACACGACACTCACGCACACAATTATATTGAGCAACTTTGGGATCTCTAATCTAATACACGTGTTTTTTCAATGTTGGAAAAGGCAGAAGTATTCAGTGAAAATCCAAGTGGCTTTAGTAAGAATGTGTGAACAGACGGTGACCAGGCTGGAATTTTACTCCCAAGTATGTtcagctgtgaggaagcagtgTTAACCAAAATTAACAACAGGAGCAAACATGTCCTATGTACTAAAAAAGTCTTACGGGGATTAGTAATTTCAAGTGACTGATGATATTAAGGttaagtaaaaacagttttttttaaactgtaaaggaaAAAACACATTATCCAAAAATTCTATCAGATAAACTTCATGTATACTTCCCCATTATCAACATAGCTGAAAGTTACTGAAGATTCTGTTAGCTTCCCTGGTATCTTGCTCTTTTATTATATACAGCCATTTTTTGCCAACATCTGTAGATGGTAGAATGCTATTCAAAAATAGGACTTCTTTGTTtggtaatttaaaatgaatagaaataacatgagaagtcaagcaaaattacactttttattggcttactaaaaagattacaatatgcaagctttcgaggaagctcatgccccttcttcaggaaaccacatcttgactgaagaaggggcctaagctgTCTtgaaacatattgtaatcttttaagtaaGTCAGTAAAAGGTGGCGTTTGTTTGAATTCTTATTAcacggctaacacggtacaacacccagcTACTACAGAAATAACATGCACTTCTTATTCTccatatttaacatattttaaagttCAAGATCAATGTAACATTAAATCAAGTTAACTAGGTAAAATGTTCTAAACATCCATTTAATCATGTTAATATTTATGGCAAATGTTTACCAGCAATAAAATAATCTCCATTTTGAAAACCAGATTTGTTGTAACATTAGAAAGAATAATATATGGGTTTGAGCATTGACCTTTGTTACCTCTGTAAGGGGCCGAGGCCGTCTCTCAACTGTGAACTCTGTGTGACACAGCTCACAGTAGCTTGTATTTGAGGAGGAAAGCCACTTTTCCAGGCAGCTCTTGTGCACTGTACCCAGCGTACCAGTGCAATCGCATGGGGACAGCAGTCCTTCTCCACTGCCTCCCTCATGGCAGATTCGGCAGATAGGCCCTTCACTGTGAAATTAGGAGAATGGATTAAAACAACAGAACTTTAATGGGGCGAGTGTATTAACAATTGTTTTTAGCAAACTCAATGGCACAGTTAATAAAACTGC includes:
- the march2 gene encoding E3 ubiquitin-protein ligase MARCHF2 isoform X2, whose protein sequence is MTTGECCHLPGSLCDCTGNTALSKTVEDSDIRRAQYVTQVTAKDGRLLSTVIKALGPQSEGPICRICHEGGSGEGLLSPCDCTGTLGTVHKSCLEKWLSSSNTSYCELCHTEFTVERRPRPLTEWLRDPGPRNEKRTLFCDMVCFLFITPLAAISGWLCLRGAQDHLQFNSRLEAVGLIALTIALFTIYVLWTLVSFRYHCQLYSEWRRTNQKVRLLIPDAKGAHSTQHSMLSTKIMKKTADETIV
- the march2 gene encoding E3 ubiquitin-protein ligase MARCHF2 isoform X1 → MTTGECCHLPGSLCDCTGNTALSKTVEDSDIRRAQYVTQVTAKDGRLLSTVIKALGPQSEGPICRICHEGGSGEGLLSPCDCTGTLGTVHKSCLEKWLSSSNTSYCELCHTEFTVERRPRPLTEVTKWLRDPGPRNEKRTLFCDMVCFLFITPLAAISGWLCLRGAQDHLQFNSRLEAVGLIALTIALFTIYVLWTLVSFRYHCQLYSEWRRTNQKVRLLIPDAKGAHSTQHSMLSTKIMKKTADETIV